One Thiocapsa sp. genomic window carries:
- a CDS encoding YdcF family protein, translating into MPGFSEARSGRSKIDPEDRCRRSFRRCNASFLVDLGVPRSAILSESQSRNTRGNAEASRALVEPLGIDRVLLVTSAWHLRRAVPLFERVGFEVIPVGADYRALGTCSGPACWLPSFDALGLTSMAWKDIWGIGGAVIWVGGVGRCGRGRCGPVLAGSEASEADSSPIAMTVVRPRFPACPGRCSGDFSRPWVAATSVAQG; encoded by the coding sequence TTGCCAGGATTTTCAGAAGCTCGATCTGGGAGATCCAAAATCGATCCAGAGGATCGTTGTAGGCGCTCCTTTCGACGCTGTAATGCAAGCTTTCTGGTCGATTTGGGCGTGCCGCGGTCGGCGATCCTCTCCGAATCGCAGAGTCGGAACACGCGCGGCAACGCCGAAGCGAGTCGGGCGCTTGTGGAGCCGTTGGGTATCGACCGGGTGCTGCTGGTGACCTCCGCCTGGCATCTGCGGCGGGCCGTCCCCTTGTTCGAGCGCGTCGGTTTCGAGGTGATTCCGGTCGGGGCCGATTATCGCGCGCTCGGCACCTGCAGCGGACCGGCCTGTTGGCTGCCGAGCTTCGATGCGTTGGGGCTGACGTCCATGGCGTGGAAGGATATTTGGGGCATTGGTGGGGCGGTGATCTGGGTGGGAGGGGTCGGGCGATGTGGTCGAGGTCGATGCGGACCCGTACTCGCGGGCTCGGAAGCAAGCGAGGCCGATTCGTCGCCGATCGCGATGACCGTGGTACGTCCCCGGTTTCCCGCATGCCCGGGTAGGTGTAGCGGCGACTTCAGTCGCCCATGGGTAGCGGCGACTTCAGTCGCCCAGGGGTAG
- a CDS encoding heparinase II/III family protein: protein MLLRYWHTLRHLRPVQFYGRLWFRLYRPRPDLRPAPGLRAATGAWVAPTEPAVSMQGPETFRFLNAEHRVLGPSAWNDPARDKLWLYNLHYFDDLNAVAAAARADWHRALLLRWVAENPPVAGNGWEPYPTSLRIVNWIQWSLAGNELPPECVQSLAVQTRWLRRRLEHHLLGNHLVANAKALVYAGAFFVGPEADQWRALGLRLLGRELPEQILPDGGHFERSPMYHAILLDDGLDLLNLAGAYPETTEPAAVAFYRDRADVMTSWLQAMCHPDGEIGFFNDAAFGIAPTLAQLNDYRRRLGFCDSCRAPAGMSGHAALPRPAVNTCTVSAACERLTEAPGPNPTPDPDVPRAFWLRESGYVRLEAGSAVALLDVAPIGPDYLPGHAHADTLSFELSLFGQRVIVNGGTSRYGSGPERLAERGSAAHSTVQIDGADSSEVWGGFRVARRARPLDVRVETVSDLGYDPLLDRDTRGGASSEPGNAAVALLRVSAAHDGYRRLRGRPLHRRTWEMTPGRLTVTDRLEGEYGKAIARFHLHPQIQADGEGLQGHLVPPAGQSVRWSIAKGQARLVTDVWHPEFGRSLPAQCLEVEISDGECTMVLDWG, encoded by the coding sequence ATGCTGTTGCGTTACTGGCATACGCTGCGCCATCTGCGTCCGGTGCAGTTCTACGGTCGACTCTGGTTTCGGTTGTATCGACCCCGGCCGGATCTGCGCCCGGCGCCGGGCTTGCGCGCGGCCACGGGTGCCTGGGTGGCGCCGACGGAGCCTGCGGTGTCGATGCAGGGGCCGGAGACCTTTCGGTTTCTGAACGCCGAGCACCGGGTTCTGGGGCCGAGCGCTTGGAACGATCCGGCACGCGATAAGCTCTGGCTCTACAACCTGCACTATTTCGACGATCTGAACGCGGTGGCCGCAGCGGCGCGTGCCGATTGGCATCGCGCGCTGCTGCTGCGCTGGGTCGCGGAGAACCCGCCTGTTGCGGGCAACGGCTGGGAGCCCTATCCGACCTCGCTGCGCATCGTGAACTGGATCCAGTGGTCGCTGGCGGGCAATGAGCTGCCGCCCGAGTGCGTGCAGAGCCTGGCGGTGCAGACGCGTTGGCTGCGACGACGTCTCGAGCACCATCTGCTCGGCAATCATCTGGTCGCCAATGCCAAGGCCCTGGTCTATGCCGGGGCCTTTTTCGTCGGGCCGGAGGCGGATCAATGGCGTGCGCTTGGGCTGCGGCTGTTGGGGCGCGAGCTGCCCGAGCAGATCCTGCCCGACGGCGGGCATTTCGAGCGCAGCCCGATGTATCACGCCATCCTGCTCGATGACGGGCTGGATCTGCTCAACCTGGCCGGAGCCTATCCGGAAACGACGGAGCCCGCGGCCGTCGCCTTTTACAGGGATCGGGCCGATGTGATGACGTCCTGGCTGCAGGCCATGTGTCACCCCGATGGCGAGATCGGCTTCTTCAACGACGCCGCCTTCGGGATTGCGCCGACACTGGCGCAGTTGAACGATTACCGCCGGCGACTCGGCTTTTGTGATTCCTGCCGAGCTCCAGCCGGGATGTCGGGTCACGCTGCGCTACCCCGACCTGCGGTGAATACCTGCACAGTCTCTGCTGCGTGCGAGCGTCTGACGGAAGCCCCGGGTCCCAACCCCACACCAGACCCCGACGTCCCCCGCGCGTTCTGGCTGCGCGAGTCCGGCTATGTGCGTCTGGAAGCCGGTTCTGCCGTGGCGCTCCTGGACGTCGCGCCGATCGGTCCGGACTATCTTCCCGGCCACGCACACGCCGATACCTTGTCGTTCGAATTGTCCCTGTTCGGCCAGCGGGTCATCGTCAACGGGGGCACCTCTCGATACGGCAGCGGACCGGAGCGGCTCGCCGAGCGGGGGAGCGCCGCGCACAGCACGGTCCAGATCGACGGCGCCGATTCAAGCGAGGTCTGGGGCGGTTTTCGCGTCGCGAGGCGGGCGCGACCGTTGGATGTGCGGGTGGAGACGGTGTCCGACCTCGGCTACGATCCGTTGCTGGACCGGGACACGCGCGGCGGCGCGTCATCCGAGCCCGGCAACGCGGCAGTGGCTCTGCTGCGCGTCTCGGCCGCCCACGATGGCTATCGGCGCCTGCGCGGACGCCCGTTGCATCGTCGCACCTGGGAGATGACACCGGGTCGGCTGACGGTGACCGACCGTCTGGAGGGCGAATACGGCAAGGCGATCGCTCGCTTCCATCTGCATCCGCAGATCCAGGCCGACGGGGAAGGGCTGCAGGGCCACCTCGTCCCGCCCGCCGGGCAGAGCGTTCGCTGGTCCATCGCCAAGGGACAGGCCCGGCTCGTGACCGATGTGTGGCATCCTGAGTTTGGCCGCTCTTTGCCGGCGCAGTGTCTGGAGGTCGAGATCTCTGACGGCGAGTGCACAATGGTCCTCGATTGGGGGTGA
- a CDS encoding glycosyltransferase family 4 protein: protein MHILFLADNFPPEVNAPASRTFEHCREWVRAGHRVTVITGAPNFPTGKVFDGYRNRLWQRERMDGIEVVRVWTYITANEGIAKRTIDYMSFMVTAFLAGLVHRRPDVIVGTSPQFFTNCAAWMLSVFRWRPFVFELRDLWPESIKTVGAMEDSAALRLMERLELFLYRRAAGVVAVTESFRRNLIARGIDGAKIQVVTNGVDLTRFRPMERDPELADRLGLTGKLVAGYIGTHGMAHALETVLEAARRMAARRMAALPEGRDVRFVLLGDGAQKQALKATAEQMGLTNVVFLDSVSKAEVPLYWSLLDISIIHLRKADNFTQVIPSKLFECMGMGIPVLHGVAGESAEIVERERVGLVFEPESAEALCDGLLRLTRDPALYQDLRRHCLEAAPRYNRSELARRMLHVLEDVGGRGR from the coding sequence ATGCACATTCTCTTCTTGGCCGACAACTTCCCACCCGAAGTCAACGCCCCGGCTTCGCGCACCTTCGAGCACTGTCGCGAGTGGGTGCGGGCGGGTCATCGGGTGACGGTGATTACGGGGGCACCGAATTTCCCGACCGGCAAGGTCTTCGACGGTTACCGCAATCGGCTTTGGCAGCGCGAGCGCATGGACGGCATCGAGGTGGTGCGGGTCTGGACCTACATCACGGCCAACGAGGGCATCGCAAAGCGGACGATCGATTATATGTCCTTTATGGTGACGGCTTTCCTGGCCGGCCTGGTGCACCGCCGACCGGACGTGATCGTCGGGACCTCGCCGCAGTTCTTTACCAACTGTGCGGCCTGGATGCTGTCGGTCTTTCGCTGGCGGCCGTTCGTGTTCGAGCTGCGCGATCTCTGGCCGGAGTCGATCAAGACCGTCGGCGCGATGGAGGATTCAGCCGCGCTTCGACTGATGGAGCGTCTGGAGCTGTTTCTCTATCGCCGAGCCGCCGGGGTGGTCGCGGTGACCGAGTCCTTCCGCCGCAATCTGATTGCGCGCGGTATCGACGGCGCCAAAATCCAGGTGGTCACCAACGGGGTCGACCTGACCCGTTTCCGGCCGATGGAGCGTGATCCGGAGCTGGCCGATCGGCTCGGGCTGACCGGCAAGCTGGTCGCCGGCTATATCGGCACCCACGGGATGGCGCATGCATTGGAGACGGTCCTGGAGGCGGCACGCCGGATGGCGGCACGCCGGATGGCGGCACTGCCCGAGGGCCGGGATGTGCGCTTCGTGCTCTTGGGTGACGGGGCGCAGAAGCAGGCGCTGAAGGCGACCGCAGAGCAGATGGGGCTGACCAACGTCGTCTTCCTTGACTCGGTGTCGAAGGCCGAGGTGCCGCTCTACTGGTCGCTGCTGGACATCTCCATCATTCATCTGCGCAAGGCCGACAACTTCACGCAAGTCATCCCCTCGAAGCTCTTTGAGTGCATGGGCATGGGGATCCCGGTGTTGCATGGTGTGGCGGGCGAATCCGCCGAGATCGTCGAGCGCGAACGCGTCGGGCTGGTGTTCGAGCCGGAGAGCGCCGAGGCATTGTGCGACGGCCTGCTGCGGCTGACGCGGGATCCGGCGCTTTACCAAGATCTACGCAGGCATTGCCTGGAGGCCGCACCGCGTTATAACCGCTCGGAATTGGCCCGACGCATGTTGCATGTGCTCGAAGACGTCGGCGGGAGGGGGCGCTGA
- the wecB gene encoding non-hydrolyzing UDP-N-acetylglucosamine 2-epimerase: MLIDIIAGARPNFMKIAPIIRALEARKAAGGALRYRLVHTGQHYDPRLSGAFFEQLGIPQPDVNLEVGSGTQAEQTAAIMTGYERLLLDARSDLCLVVGDVTSTMACAIAAQKLCVPVAHVEGGIRSGDWTMPEEINRMVTDAITNWFFTTSEFANANLRKAGVGEERILFVGNTMIDTLLANLDRLQPPAFWSRLGLQAGEYFVVTLHRPANVDTADALTLMLAAIAEGTRGLPVIFPVHPRTAKTLKELGDVPASLHLVEPQPYLEFNYLVKHAKAVITDSGGITEETTVMGVPCMTLRDSTERPETVSIGTNALIGTDPAKLGPALDRLFAGDWQRGEIPELWDGHTGERIVSALETLLTP, from the coding sequence ATGCTGATCGACATCATCGCGGGCGCACGCCCGAATTTCATGAAGATCGCGCCCATTATCCGGGCGCTCGAGGCCAGGAAAGCAGCGGGCGGAGCCTTGCGATACCGTCTGGTGCATACCGGCCAACACTACGACCCCCGCCTGTCGGGGGCTTTTTTTGAGCAGCTCGGCATTCCGCAGCCGGATGTGAATCTGGAGGTCGGGTCCGGAACACAGGCCGAGCAGACGGCGGCGATCATGACCGGTTACGAGCGGTTGTTGCTCGATGCGCGCTCCGATCTCTGCCTGGTGGTGGGGGACGTGACCTCGACCATGGCCTGCGCGATCGCGGCGCAGAAGCTGTGTGTGCCGGTGGCGCACGTGGAGGGCGGCATTCGCTCCGGCGATTGGACCATGCCGGAGGAGATCAACCGGATGGTGACGGACGCCATCACCAATTGGTTCTTCACCACGAGCGAGTTCGCGAACGCGAATCTGCGCAAGGCCGGGGTCGGGGAGGAGCGGATCCTGTTCGTCGGCAACACGATGATCGACACCCTTCTAGCCAACCTGGATCGGTTGCAGCCGCCCGCGTTCTGGAGTCGGTTGGGGTTGCAGGCGGGGGAGTATTTCGTGGTGACCCTGCATCGGCCTGCAAACGTGGATACGGCCGATGCGCTGACCCTGATGCTGGCGGCGATCGCCGAGGGGACGCGCGGTCTCCCGGTCATCTTCCCGGTGCATCCGCGCACCGCCAAGACCCTGAAGGAGCTGGGGGACGTGCCCGCGAGCCTGCATCTGGTCGAGCCGCAGCCGTATCTGGAGTTCAACTATTTGGTGAAGCACGCCAAGGCGGTGATCACGGACTCCGGGGGAATCACGGAAGAGACCACGGTCATGGGCGTGCCTTGCATGACGCTGCGCGATTCCACCGAGCGACCCGAGACGGTCAGCATCGGCACCAATGCGTTGATCGGCACCGACCCCGCCAAGCTCGGTCCGGCACTGGATCGGCTGTTTGCAGGTGATTGGCAGAGAGGCGAGATCCCCGAGCTGTGGGACGGCCACACCGGCGAGCGCATTGTCTCGGCGCTTGAAACGCTGCTTACGCCATGA
- a CDS encoding helix-turn-helix transcriptional regulator: MRLEASFVHPPQPSGYRSIEERLAEAETNPKRSRALANARGRLAKTLYPDGSLAALRMREGLSQKELAQRIGTSQSRLSRIEAGLDDPLLSTVRKLAVVLSVDVNTISDAVAAKRETQS; encoded by the coding sequence ATGCGTTTGGAAGCATCGTTCGTTCATCCGCCTCAGCCTTCAGGTTATCGATCGATCGAGGAGCGGTTGGCCGAGGCTGAAACGAATCCGAAGCGTTCTAGGGCGCTGGCTAACGCACGCGGGCGCTTGGCAAAAACGTTATATCCCGATGGGTCATTGGCGGCACTGCGGATGCGTGAAGGGCTCTCTCAGAAAGAGTTGGCACAACGGATCGGGACGTCGCAGTCGCGATTGTCGCGCATAGAAGCCGGGTTGGACGATCCGCTGCTCTCGACTGTACGAAAGCTTGCGGTGGTGCTCTCCGTGGATGTTAATACCATTTCCGATGCTGTTGCCGCCAAGCGCGAGACGCAGTCATGA
- a CDS encoding bi-domain-containing oxidoreductase has translation MKQILQNLKDGSTELAEVPCPRVGRGAVLIRTTRSLISAGTERMLVDFGKANPLEKARQQPDKVRQVLEKVKTDGLVPTVEAVRNKLGQPLALGYCNVGVVVEEGSEAGKKGKEALRQKGTEQSGGEPLMPQCLSASVPSPVPFRVGDRVASNGKHAEMVSVPVNLCARIPDGVSDEAAAFTVIGAIALQGIRLVAPTLGEAVVVTGLGLIGLMTVQLLRAHGCRVLGIDMDPTRLALARQFGAETVDLSAGQDPVAVAEGFSRGRGVDAVIITAATRSNEPVHQAALMCRKRGRIVLVGVVGLELSRADFYEKELSFQVSCSYGPGRYDPLYEEQGQDYPIGFVRWTEQRNFEAVLDMLADGRLDVGPLVSHRFALADAERAYAVVGGAEPSLGIVLEYPGGDTGRLLERTVGFGEDGEGVERRQLAPARRDTQLAPTLRVGVSPGRSASSSPAVSFIGSGNYATGVLIPAFKAAGARLVAVASSGGVSGVHAGKKFGFARTTTDTEALFADPDSDALVITTRHDSHARMVLQGLAAGKAVFVEKPLCLTLGELDEIKAVVSPSPPAPPPRGGGRGPDRACCFWSSRLFRQWSLGE, from the coding sequence GTGAAACAAATCCTCCAGAATCTTAAAGACGGCAGCACCGAGCTTGCCGAGGTGCCGTGCCCGCGTGTCGGACGCGGTGCGGTGTTGATCCGGACCACCCGCTCGCTCATCTCCGCGGGGACGGAGCGCATGCTGGTGGACTTCGGTAAGGCCAATCCGCTGGAGAAGGCCCGCCAGCAGCCGGATAAGGTGCGGCAGGTGCTGGAGAAGGTGAAGACCGATGGACTGGTGCCGACGGTGGAGGCGGTGCGCAATAAGCTCGGGCAGCCGCTGGCGTTGGGCTATTGCAACGTGGGGGTGGTTGTTGAAGAAGGCAGTGAAGCAGGGAAGAAAGGCAAGGAGGCACTGAGGCAGAAAGGCACTGAGCAGAGCGGCGGGGAGCCCTTAATGCCTCAGTGCCTCAGTGCCTCAGTGCCTTCTCCAGTGCCTTTCCGCGTAGGCGACCGTGTCGCGTCCAACGGCAAGCATGCCGAGATGGTGAGCGTGCCGGTCAATCTGTGCGCGCGGATCCCGGACGGGGTGTCGGATGAGGCGGCGGCCTTTACCGTGATCGGGGCCATCGCCTTGCAGGGCATCCGGTTGGTGGCGCCGACGTTGGGCGAGGCGGTGGTGGTGACCGGGCTCGGGTTGATCGGGTTGATGACGGTCCAGTTGCTGCGGGCGCACGGGTGCCGGGTGTTGGGCATCGATATGGATCCGACGAGGCTCGCGTTGGCGCGGCAGTTCGGCGCCGAGACCGTGGATCTGTCGGCCGGACAGGATCCGGTGGCGGTGGCCGAGGGCTTCTCGCGGGGGCGCGGGGTGGATGCGGTGATCATCACGGCCGCGACCCGCAGCAACGAGCCGGTGCATCAAGCCGCGCTCATGTGTCGCAAGCGCGGGCGGATCGTGCTGGTGGGGGTGGTTGGGCTGGAGCTCTCACGGGCTGATTTCTACGAGAAGGAGCTGAGTTTTCAGGTCTCCTGCTCCTACGGGCCGGGGCGCTATGACCCGCTTTACGAGGAGCAGGGGCAGGATTATCCGATCGGCTTCGTGCGCTGGACCGAGCAGCGCAACTTCGAGGCGGTGCTGGACATGCTGGCCGACGGGCGGCTGGATGTGGGGCCGCTGGTCTCGCATCGGTTTGCGTTGGCGGATGCCGAGCGGGCTTATGCGGTGGTCGGCGGTGCCGAGCCCTCGTTGGGGATTGTGCTGGAGTATCCGGGTGGGGATACGGGGCGGTTGCTGGAGCGGACGGTTGGTTTTGGGGAAGACGGGGAGGGGGTAGAGAGACGGCAGCTTGCACCCGCGCGCCGAGACACGCAACTCGCTCCCACGCTCCGCGTGGGAGTGTCGCCGGGGCGCTCCGCGTCCAGCAGCCCGGCAGTCAGCTTCATCGGCTCCGGCAACTACGCAACCGGCGTACTGATCCCCGCCTTCAAAGCCGCGGGCGCGCGACTGGTCGCAGTGGCCTCCAGCGGCGGGGTGAGCGGGGTGCATGCGGGCAAGAAGTTCGGCTTCGCGCGTACCACGACGGATACGGAGGCGCTGTTTGCGGATCCGGATTCCGATGCACTGGTGATCACGACCCGGCACGATAGCCATGCGCGGATGGTTCTGCAGGGCTTGGCGGCGGGGAAGGCGGTGTTTGTCGAGAAGCCGTTGTGTTTGACGTTGGGGGAGTTGGATGAGATCAAGGCGGTGGTTTCCCCCTCTCCCCCGGCCCCTCCCCCGCGGGGGGGGGGGAGGGGGCCCGATCGCGCATGCTGCTTCTGGTCCTCCCGCCTTTTCCGCCAATGGAGCCTTGGGGAATGA
- a CDS encoding DUF29 domain-containing protein: MTMTNLYEHDIHAWTQQTAELLRQRRFQELDIERLVEELETMGRRDRQELVSRLKILLGHLLKWQYQPAHRSSSRRGSILEQRLRIRDLLQDSPSLKPLFAEAAASAYRDGATLASKETGLSEAHFPEALPYAPDGLLEDDWLPGDA; encoded by the coding sequence ATGACGATGACCAATCTTTACGAGCACGACATTCATGCCTGGACCCAACAGACCGCGGAGTTGCTCCGGCAACGCCGATTCCAGGAGTTGGACATCGAGCGTTTAGTCGAGGAGCTGGAAACGATGGGGCGTCGCGATCGCCAGGAGTTGGTCAGTCGGCTGAAAATTCTGCTGGGGCATCTGCTCAAATGGCAGTACCAGCCAGCGCATCGGTCCAGTTCCCGGCGAGGTTCCATCCTGGAGCAAAGGCTACGCATACGCGACCTGCTTCAGGACTCTCCCAGCCTCAAGCCTCTGTTCGCAGAGGCCGCCGCGTCCGCCTATCGAGATGGCGCGACATTGGCGAGCAAGGAAACCGGCTTGTCGGAGGCGCACTTCCCCGAGGCGTTGCCTTACGCGCCGGATGGTTTGCTGGAGGACGATTGGTTGCCTGGAGATGCCTGA
- a CDS encoding glycosyltransferase, with translation MQILHIIRGLANSSGTTHIVVPLSEAQARLGHAVTVMHVRKGAEPLVEPDPALVASRCFSESPPMGHLGPSLGYARALRHEIAGFDVVHLHAVWNFPTWYGMRTALRAGVPYMVAPQGSLEPWAFGHGRALRRLWARWLELPLLARATRLQALTETEASQMRAFGLEVPAAIIPNGVGTDWLEGERGDLAGRLGLPAGTRTLLFLSRVHPKKGLDVLLRAFAAAALEGVVLVVAGDDAGSGYAGQMRALAAELGLDERCRFIGEVRGEEKRALLLGADAYALTSHSEGLPVAVVEAMASALPVLITPGCNIPQVADVGAGLIVPPEVEAVADGLRTLFADPARMRAWGEQGRALVRERFTWPEIARQTVEVYREMVAQARG, from the coding sequence ATGCAGATCCTCCATATCATTCGCGGTCTCGCGAACTCATCCGGAACAACGCACATCGTGGTGCCCCTGAGCGAGGCGCAGGCTCGGCTGGGCCATGCGGTGACGGTGATGCATGTTCGCAAGGGGGCCGAGCCCTTGGTGGAGCCGGATCCGGCCCTGGTGGCGAGCCGCTGCTTTTCAGAGTCACCGCCGATGGGTCATCTGGGGCCTTCGCTGGGCTACGCGCGGGCGCTGCGCCACGAGATCGCCGGCTTCGACGTGGTGCATCTGCACGCGGTCTGGAACTTTCCGACCTGGTACGGCATGCGCACGGCGTTGCGGGCGGGGGTGCCCTACATGGTCGCCCCGCAGGGCTCTCTGGAGCCTTGGGCCTTCGGGCACGGTCGGGCGTTGCGGCGGCTGTGGGCGCGTTGGCTGGAGCTGCCGCTGCTGGCGCGGGCGACCCGGTTGCAGGCCCTGACCGAGACCGAGGCGTCGCAGATGCGGGCCTTCGGTCTGGAGGTGCCGGCGGCGATCATCCCGAACGGGGTCGGGACGGATTGGCTGGAGGGCGAGCGCGGGGATCTGGCGGGGCGTCTGGGCCTGCCCGCGGGTACACGCACACTTCTGTTTCTCTCGCGCGTGCACCCGAAGAAGGGCCTGGATGTGCTGCTGCGGGCCTTTGCGGCGGCGGCGCTGGAGGGTGTGGTGCTGGTGGTGGCCGGTGATGATGCGGGCTCGGGCTATGCCGGGCAGATGCGCGCACTGGCTGCCGAGCTGGGGCTGGACGAGCGCTGCCGGTTTATCGGCGAGGTGCGCGGTGAGGAGAAGCGGGCGCTGCTGTTGGGGGCGGACGCCTATGCGCTGACTTCGCATTCCGAGGGGTTGCCGGTAGCGGTGGTCGAGGCCATGGCGAGCGCGCTGCCGGTGCTGATCACGCCGGGGTGCAACATTCCGCAGGTGGCCGACGTCGGTGCCGGCCTGATCGTGCCGCCGGAGGTTGAGGCCGTGGCCGATGGGCTGCGGACGCTGTTCGCCGATCCGGCGCGGATGCGCGCGTGGGGCGAGCAGGGCCGGGCGTTGGTGCGGGAGCGGTTTACCTGGCCCGAGATCGCGCGGCAGACGGTGGAGGTGTATCGGGAGATGGTGGCGCAGGCTAGGGGTTGA
- the rffA gene encoding dTDP-4-amino-4,6-dideoxygalactose transaminase, which produces MIPFNKPHLGGKELWYIAQSHAKGQMAGDGSFTKQCQAWLEQRTGSHKALLTHSCTAALEMAAILADLQPGDEVIMPSYTFVSTANAFALRGAVPVFVDIRSDTLNLDERKIEAAITPRTRAIAPVHYAGVGCDMDAIMAIAERHGLLVIEDAAQGVLASYRDRPLGAIGHLGAFSFHETKNIISGEGGALLINDPALTERAEIIREKGTNRSQFFRGQVDKYTWVDIGSSYLPGEIIAAFLWAQMEEADAITARRLAIWERYHAAFEPLERAGRVRRPVIPDGCGHNAHMYYLLLRDLDDRTAFIQAMKARDIHCVFHYVPLHSAPQGRMIGRAADELRVTTDLADRLVRLPLWLGLEEEQERVIETALRVLTT; this is translated from the coding sequence ATGATTCCCTTCAACAAACCCCACCTCGGCGGCAAAGAGCTTTGGTATATCGCTCAATCCCACGCCAAAGGCCAAATGGCCGGGGACGGCAGCTTCACCAAACAGTGCCAAGCCTGGTTGGAGCAACGCACGGGTAGCCACAAGGCCCTCCTCACCCACTCCTGCACCGCGGCGCTGGAGATGGCCGCCATCCTCGCCGACCTGCAACCGGGAGACGAGGTCATCATGCCGTCCTACACCTTCGTCTCCACCGCCAATGCCTTCGCGCTGCGCGGCGCGGTCCCGGTGTTCGTCGACATCCGCTCGGATACGCTGAATCTCGATGAGCGCAAGATCGAGGCGGCCATCACGCCGCGCACCCGCGCCATCGCGCCGGTGCATTACGCGGGAGTGGGCTGCGACATGGACGCCATCATGGCCATCGCCGAGCGGCACGGTCTCTTGGTGATCGAGGACGCCGCGCAAGGCGTGCTGGCCAGCTATCGCGATCGCCCGTTGGGGGCCATCGGCCATCTTGGCGCCTTCAGCTTTCACGAGACCAAGAACATCATCTCCGGCGAGGGCGGAGCGCTGCTGATCAACGATCCGGCCCTGACCGAACGCGCCGAGATCATCCGCGAAAAGGGCACCAACCGCAGCCAGTTCTTCCGCGGTCAGGTCGACAAATACACCTGGGTGGACATCGGCTCCTCGTACCTGCCCGGCGAGATCATCGCCGCCTTCCTCTGGGCGCAGATGGAAGAGGCCGACGCCATTACCGCCCGCCGGCTGGCGATCTGGGAGCGCTATCACGCCGCCTTCGAGCCGCTCGAGCGCGCCGGCCGCGTGCGCCGCCCGGTGATCCCGGACGGCTGCGGCCACAACGCACACATGTACTACCTGCTGCTGCGCGACCTGGACGACCGCACCGCGTTTATCCAGGCGATGAAGGCCCGAGACATCCACTGTGTCTTTCACTATGTGCCGCTGCACAGCGCGCCGCAGGGCCGGATGATCGGCCGGGCGGCCGATGAGCTGCGGGTGACCACGGATCTTGCCGATCGACTGGTACGGTTGCCCCTGTGGTTGGGGCTGGAGGAGGAGCAAGAGCGGGTGATCGAGACGGCGCTGCGGGTGTTAACGACTTGA